One segment of Ureibacillus thermophilus DNA contains the following:
- the zapA gene encoding cell division protein ZapA, whose product MAEQEKNKIEVKIYGSTYKLVGSESIGHLRLVASIVDDKMNEIKSHNPSLNTTQLAVLTAVNTVHELLKLKEEVERLEEELKKLKG is encoded by the coding sequence TTGGCTGAACAAGAAAAAAATAAAATTGAAGTAAAAATATACGGCTCAACATATAAATTAGTTGGTTCCGAATCCATCGGCCATTTGCGATTAGTTGCTTCCATTGTAGATGATAAAATGAATGAAATAAAATCCCATAACCCATCTCTTAATACTACTCAACTAGCCGTATTAACCGCGGTGAATACGGTTCATGAATTGTTGAAGCTCAAAGAAGAAGTTGAAAGATTAGAAGAAGAATTGAAAAAATTGAAGGGTTGA
- a CDS encoding ATP-binding protein translates to MRPINLFSLLNAKEDLDEENFIKYLEQFGINPRLRTSELYDLRAFVEELRKEKKAIEIYNGYYVGYMIKQIGKEFDLLRIGKNYVVNIELKREGHIEKVTRQLVQNRHYLKFLDVGVYNFTYISSTNTLYQLNDQDQVVEVEMQYLVEKLLQQQIHVIDNLDDLFDPSNYLVSPFNATEAFMEDKYFLNAQQSTYKREIITAKPTEQSKVFAIQGGPGTGKSLLTYDIAKEYIRQSKKVIIFNCGRLNGGHIKLIDEYRWPIVPISKFYEVIQDEKNLSKYDLIIFDEAQRLYLNKLNEFIRLLEKLKTTCIFSYDPSQVLTVLEMKNKIPKIIETTLNPVKYELTEVIRYNKEIHSFIKKLFDLSSNTPMQQYSNVSIQYFSSVEATKSYLHFLQRAGWKVIDFTPSRYLEPYPKNPLAITTADVIGQEFDNVAAVIDETFYYKPNNKLASKTNFKKPYYQPTKMLYQNISRARKKLHVVVVNNLEVMEHILKILKN, encoded by the coding sequence GTGAGGCCGATTAATTTATTTTCGCTGCTGAATGCAAAGGAAGATTTAGATGAGGAAAATTTCATCAAGTATTTAGAACAGTTCGGCATCAATCCGAGACTGCGGACAAGTGAGTTATATGATTTGCGTGCCTTTGTGGAAGAGCTGAGAAAAGAGAAAAAAGCCATTGAAATATACAATGGATATTATGTAGGTTATATGATTAAGCAAATCGGAAAGGAATTTGATTTATTACGAATCGGGAAAAATTATGTCGTCAATATTGAATTGAAAAGGGAAGGGCATATCGAGAAGGTAACGAGACAATTAGTGCAAAACCGCCATTATTTAAAATTTTTAGATGTGGGCGTTTATAATTTTACCTACATTTCATCTACAAACACTCTGTATCAATTAAATGATCAGGATCAAGTGGTTGAAGTTGAAATGCAATACTTAGTCGAAAAACTGCTGCAGCAGCAAATCCATGTCATCGACAATTTGGATGATTTATTTGATCCATCCAATTACTTAGTATCCCCATTTAATGCAACGGAAGCCTTTATGGAAGATAAATATTTCTTAAACGCCCAACAAAGTACTTACAAAAGGGAAATCATTACCGCAAAGCCAACCGAGCAATCCAAAGTCTTTGCCATCCAAGGCGGGCCGGGTACAGGGAAATCGTTGCTTACCTATGATATTGCCAAAGAGTATATACGCCAATCGAAAAAAGTCATTATTTTTAACTGCGGAAGGTTGAATGGCGGCCATATCAAACTAATAGATGAATATCGGTGGCCAATTGTTCCGATTAGCAAATTTTATGAGGTTATTCAGGATGAAAAAAATCTATCTAAATATGACTTAATTATTTTTGATGAGGCGCAGCGGCTCTATTTGAACAAGTTGAACGAATTTATCCGCCTTCTTGAAAAATTAAAAACAACATGCATTTTTTCCTATGATCCAAGCCAAGTATTGACGGTTTTAGAAATGAAAAATAAAATACCGAAAATTATTGAAACGACATTGAACCCGGTAAAATATGAATTGACGGAAGTGATCCGCTATAATAAAGAAATTCATTCGTTTATCAAAAAATTATTTGATTTGTCATCGAATACTCCGATGCAGCAATATTCCAATGTGAGCATTCAATATTTTTCTTCTGTTGAGGCGACGAAAAGCTATCTGCACTTTTTGCAGCGGGCTGGTTGGAAGGTGATTGATTTCACCCCATCAAGGTATCTGGAGCCCTATCCAAAGAATCCGTTGGCTATAACAACAGCCGATGTCATCGGGCAGGAATTTGATAATGTAGCGGCAGTCATTGATGAGACGTTTTACTATAAGCCAAACAATAAACTTGCGTCAAAAACGAATTTCAAGAAGCCTTATTATCAACCAACCAAAATGCTTTATCAAAATATCAGCAGAGCAAGAAAAAAATTGCATGTCGTCGTTGTAAATAATTTAGAAGTGATGGAGCATATTTTAAAAATATTAAAGAACTAG
- the safA gene encoding SafA/ExsA family spore coat assembly protein, with the protein MKKKLQKSAGALILSIGLLLPATALAAGTYTVVSGDTLWKIAVKTQTGVQELINANPQLENPNLIYPGQKINVPEKVGQAYEEEVVKLVNAERAKAGLPALKSDWELARVAKHKSQDMHDNRYFDHTSPIYGSPFTMMKNYGIQYKSAGENIAMGQSTPEQVVKAWMNSPGHRANILNKNYTHIGVGYVKDGHYWTQMFIQK; encoded by the coding sequence ATGAAAAAGAAATTACAAAAAAGCGCAGGAGCTCTTATCTTATCCATTGGGTTATTATTGCCAGCAACGGCTTTGGCTGCTGGAACATATACAGTTGTTTCTGGAGATACACTTTGGAAAATTGCAGTTAAAACACAAACAGGTGTGCAAGAGCTGATTAATGCCAATCCGCAATTAGAAAATCCAAATTTAATTTATCCGGGACAAAAAATCAATGTGCCAGAAAAAGTAGGGCAAGCTTATGAAGAAGAAGTTGTAAAACTAGTCAATGCAGAACGGGCAAAAGCAGGATTGCCTGCATTAAAATCTGATTGGGAACTAGCGAGAGTGGCAAAACATAAATCTCAAGATATGCATGATAATAGATATTTTGACCATACAAGCCCGATATACGGTTCACCTTTTACAATGATGAAAAACTACGGTATCCAATATAAATCCGCCGGTGAAAATATTGCGATGGGCCAAAGTACACCTGAACAAGTAGTAAAAGCGTGGATGAATTCACCAGGACACCGCGCAAACATCTTAAACAAAAACTATACGCATATCGGTGTGGGCTATGTAAAAGATGGTCATTATTGGACACAAATGTTTATTCAAAAATAA
- a CDS encoding CvpA family protein: MLDIILLIIFAMSLLVGIKRGFIMQAVNLVGFFVALMVAYVYYKPLAEKFVLWIPYPGLDPNSSLTLVLDALDIDKTFYRIIAFAVIFFVVKLAMKIIASAFDFLAFLPVLKSFNRLLGALLCFVEFYFILFILLYVFALLPIEAVQKYMGSSIIANLMLEHTPIVTQLFQKLWYIYLENQ; encoded by the coding sequence ATGTTAGACATCATATTACTCATTATATTTGCGATGAGTCTACTCGTTGGAATAAAGCGCGGTTTTATCATGCAAGCGGTTAACCTTGTAGGTTTTTTTGTTGCATTAATGGTTGCTTATGTTTATTATAAACCGCTGGCGGAAAAATTCGTGTTATGGATTCCATATCCAGGGCTTGACCCTAATTCTTCCTTAACATTGGTGCTTGATGCATTGGATATTGATAAAACTTTTTATCGCATCATTGCCTTTGCGGTGATTTTTTTCGTCGTAAAACTGGCGATGAAAATTATTGCTTCCGCCTTTGATTTTTTGGCGTTTTTGCCTGTATTGAAATCCTTTAACCGCTTGCTTGGAGCATTGCTTTGTTTTGTGGAATTTTATTTCATTCTGTTCATTTTATTATATGTGTTTGCATTGCTGCCAATTGAAGCGGTTCAAAAATACATGGGAAGTTCCATCATCGCCAATCTTATGCTGGAGCATACGCCGATCGTTACCCAATTATTCCAAAAACTATGGTATATTTATTTAGAAAATCAATAA
- the polX gene encoding DNA polymerase/3'-5' exonuclease PolX, producing the protein MNKKTIIRTLEKIALYLELQGENPFKVSAFRKAANALETDERSLDEIDDFTKIKGIGKGTGAVIVELIQTGESQVLKELEQQVPKGLIPLLKIPGLGGKKLAKLYQELGVDSAESLKEACESKKVRNLPGFGAKTEEKILKELEQFGVRKERLPIWYLENVVKELEQLLSSIKEVERFSVAGSFRRVNETSKDLDFVIATECPEKVREQLLSQLKIKEIVGSGDTKVSVVLDLDELVSVDFRMVKNVEYVTTLHHFTGSKDHNVRMRQLAKEQGKKISEYGVEQPDGQIVAFQSEEEFFAHFGLPFIPPSVRESGQELERLDELKNLVTLNDIKADLHMHTTYSDGAHTVHEMGEALIQRGYRFGVITDHSQYLKVANGLTPERLKKQWEEIKAFNQAHLNFTLFAGTEMDILPDGSLDYDDDVLKELDFVIASIHTSFSQPQEKIMERLFAAIQHPYVHMIAHPTGRIIAEREGYQPDVKQLIYWAKEYGKILELNASPYRLDLCVEHLKLAMELEVPIAINTDAHAIDQLAYMEIGIKYAQKAWLKKELIVNTWSVEQFEEFIRKNK; encoded by the coding sequence TTGAATAAAAAAACGATTATACGCACTTTGGAAAAAATTGCATTGTATCTTGAACTGCAAGGGGAAAATCCCTTTAAAGTTTCTGCCTTCCGTAAAGCGGCCAATGCTTTGGAGACCGATGAAAGAAGCCTTGACGAAATCGATGACTTTACCAAAATAAAAGGAATTGGGAAAGGAACTGGGGCAGTCATCGTCGAGCTTATTCAAACGGGTGAATCCCAAGTTTTAAAAGAGCTGGAACAACAAGTACCAAAAGGGTTGATCCCCCTTTTAAAAATACCGGGTCTTGGAGGAAAGAAACTTGCGAAATTGTATCAGGAACTGGGTGTAGATAGTGCGGAATCTTTAAAAGAAGCCTGTGAATCCAAAAAAGTCCGCAATTTGCCGGGGTTCGGAGCAAAAACGGAAGAAAAAATCCTGAAAGAACTTGAACAATTTGGCGTGCGGAAGGAAAGACTTCCGATTTGGTATCTTGAAAATGTTGTAAAAGAGCTTGAACAGCTTCTTTCTTCCATAAAAGAAGTCGAACGGTTTTCTGTAGCAGGAAGTTTCCGTCGGGTGAATGAAACAAGCAAAGATTTAGATTTTGTGATTGCTACAGAATGTCCAGAAAAAGTTAGGGAACAACTATTAAGCCAATTAAAAATCAAGGAAATTGTTGGCAGCGGCGATACAAAAGTTTCCGTTGTCCTTGATTTGGACGAACTGGTGAGCGTCGATTTTCGTATGGTGAAAAATGTTGAATATGTAACAACCCTACATCATTTTACCGGTTCAAAAGACCATAATGTGCGCATGCGTCAACTAGCTAAAGAACAAGGAAAGAAAATCAGCGAATATGGAGTAGAACAGCCAGATGGACAAATTGTGGCGTTCCAATCTGAAGAAGAGTTTTTTGCCCACTTCGGCCTTCCATTTATTCCTCCATCCGTTCGGGAATCGGGTCAGGAATTGGAACGGCTGGATGAACTAAAGAATCTCGTTACATTAAACGATATTAAAGCAGATTTGCATATGCACACCACTTATTCTGACGGCGCTCATACGGTGCATGAGATGGGGGAGGCGCTTATTCAAAGAGGATACCGGTTTGGCGTTATTACAGACCACTCCCAATATTTAAAAGTAGCGAATGGATTAACTCCGGAAAGGCTGAAAAAACAATGGGAAGAAATTAAAGCCTTCAATCAAGCCCATCTTAACTTTACATTATTCGCCGGCACAGAAATGGACATATTGCCGGATGGTTCCCTTGACTACGATGATGATGTGTTAAAAGAATTGGATTTTGTCATCGCATCGATTCATACAAGTTTTTCTCAGCCGCAAGAAAAAATTATGGAGCGTTTATTTGCGGCAATTCAACACCCCTATGTGCATATGATTGCGCATCCCACGGGCAGAATTATTGCTGAACGGGAAGGTTATCAACCGGATGTAAAACAGTTGATTTATTGGGCGAAAGAATATGGAAAAATATTGGAATTAAATGCAAGTCCTTATCGGTTGGATTTATGTGTAGAACATTTGAAACTGGCGATGGAACTTGAAGTGCCAATTGCCATTAATACGGATGCCCATGCCATTGACCAGCTTGCTTATATGGAAATTGGAATAAAATATGCCCAAAAAGCCTGGTTGAAAAAAGAGCTGATAGTCAATACATGGAGCGTTGAGCAGTTTGAAGAATTTATCCGAAAAAATAAGTAA
- the rnhC gene encoding ribonuclease HIII, whose amino-acid sequence MTNIVLHLSKEQCKEVEAYYSNYRVERNAPGVVFAAKLSDAAITIYNSGKVMFQGAGAEREAKRFGVISENGAKVFQKVKGDSLPENFSSLSVIGSDETGTGDYFGPITVASVYVPKEKIELVKELGVKDSKQLTDEKIREIAPNLIASCIHSLLILRNDKYNEFQSRGYSQGKLKALLHNQAIKHVLQKISPEKPDYILIDQFAERETYYRYLQNEKEIVSENILFSTKGEQLHVAVAAASIIARYAFLAEMDKLSRFIGFPLQKGAGSLVDEMAAKILLQHGENTLRSISKWHFSNTQKAQMIYEKLRKR is encoded by the coding sequence ATGACCAATATTGTCCTGCATTTATCAAAAGAACAGTGCAAAGAAGTCGAAGCTTATTATTCAAATTATCGGGTTGAACGGAATGCACCGGGTGTTGTGTTTGCTGCAAAACTTTCTGATGCAGCCATTACTATATACAACTCCGGAAAAGTAATGTTTCAAGGTGCGGGGGCAGAACGGGAAGCCAAGCGTTTTGGAGTAATCTCGGAGAATGGGGCTAAAGTTTTTCAAAAGGTTAAAGGCGATTCGCTGCCGGAAAACTTTTCAAGCCTCTCCGTAATCGGCTCCGATGAAACGGGAACCGGCGATTATTTCGGCCCCATTACCGTTGCAAGCGTTTATGTACCAAAAGAAAAAATCGAACTTGTAAAAGAATTAGGCGTGAAAGATTCAAAGCAGCTTACGGATGAAAAAATTCGGGAAATTGCCCCAAACCTGATTGCCTCCTGCATCCACAGCTTATTAATATTGCGCAACGACAAGTATAATGAATTTCAAAGCCGCGGCTACAGCCAAGGGAAATTAAAGGCGCTTTTGCATAACCAGGCAATTAAGCATGTGCTTCAAAAAATTTCCCCGGAAAAGCCGGATTATATTTTGATTGACCAATTTGCCGAGCGGGAAACGTACTATCGTTATCTACAAAATGAAAAAGAAATTGTCAGTGAAAATATTTTATTCTCTACAAAAGGGGAACAGCTACATGTTGCTGTGGCAGCTGCTTCCATCATCGCCCGTTATGCCTTTTTAGCGGAAATGGATAAATTGTCCAGATTCATTGGATTTCCTCTTCAAAAAGGAGCAGGTTCTTTGGTGGACGAAATGGCAGCGAAAATTTTGCTTCAGCACGGCGAAAACACCCTGCGCTCAATTTCAAAATGGCATTTTTCCAACACGCAAAAAGCACAAATGATTTATGAAAAATTAAGAAAAAGATAA